One segment of Tamlana crocina DNA contains the following:
- a CDS encoding heavy-metal-associated domain-containing protein has translation MSLLSENVIPGNHGKIFGTDAKEMSDLLKIEKVLLQIDGIKDVILNKDVYPREFTIHTTKLIRVEQIENMVKKTGFHVVPKSIFKL, from the coding sequence ATGAGCCTATTATCAGAAAATGTCATCCCGGGAAATCATGGCAAAATATTTGGCACAGATGCCAAAGAAATGTCCGACTTGTTAAAGATTGAAAAAGTCTTATTACAGATTGATGGTATCAAGGATGTTATCCTTAACAAAGATGTTTACCCCAGAGAATTCACCATACATACAACTAAACTTATTAGAGTTGAACAAATTGAAAATATGGTTAAAAAGACGGGGTTCCATGTTGTTCCCAAGAGTATTTTTAAACTTTAA
- a CDS encoding APC family permease, with the protein MAKKLNQLEATAICGNDISSSCLYVSALAIVYAGQYAWISLLVVGAVLFFFRKIYGEVVGALPLNGGAYNALLNTTKKSTASLAASLTVLSYMATAVISASEAVKYAHSIWNGIPIIPVTIGLLLLFMGLVILGIGESSKVAIGIFLFHLVSLTLLCGFCILFLFENGTETLLSNFKAPLKTSIITALFLGFSAAMLGISGFESSANYVEEQQKGVFPKTLRNMWIVVTVFNPLIAFLALSIIPISTVVDNQDALLSIMGKTASGNWLSLLIGIDAALVLSGAVLTSFVGVGGLMKRMALDRILPNVLLKKTRKGSNYLIFILFFGLCVSILLITQGDLAKLAGVYTIAFLSVMILFGIGNLLLKINRSRLPRPEKSSWVGLFIGVTSVAAAIVGNVILNPQYLAIFMEYLIPTLAVVFFMLYRTSIFKVFLNVLDYLFPEKNALFVRLNKSIKKALNTINKQQFVYFTNHDDISILNKVLLYITENESTKNVKIVTVLDKDETIAPNLKKDIETLDRAYPLINVEFIIEPGVFGPEKIKELSKRWEIPTNFMFIASPGHKFSYKIEELGEVRLII; encoded by the coding sequence ATGGCGAAAAAACTCAATCAACTGGAAGCGACAGCTATTTGTGGCAATGATATTAGTTCCTCATGTTTATATGTTTCTGCACTTGCCATTGTTTATGCCGGGCAATATGCTTGGATTTCGTTATTGGTAGTTGGGGCTGTACTGTTTTTCTTTAGAAAAATTTATGGGGAAGTAGTAGGTGCACTGCCTCTTAACGGTGGTGCTTATAATGCCCTATTAAATACAACAAAAAAATCTACAGCTTCTTTGGCGGCGTCGTTAACGGTACTATCATATATGGCAACTGCGGTGATTTCTGCAAGTGAAGCTGTAAAATATGCACATAGTATTTGGAATGGCATTCCTATTATTCCCGTTACCATAGGGCTGCTTCTACTGTTTATGGGGTTGGTTATTTTAGGTATCGGCGAATCGTCTAAAGTAGCGATTGGGATTTTTTTATTTCATTTAGTTTCTTTGACGTTACTTTGCGGTTTCTGCATCCTATTCTTGTTTGAAAACGGCACTGAAACCCTACTTTCCAATTTTAAAGCACCATTAAAAACCAGTATTATTACTGCTTTATTTTTAGGTTTTTCGGCTGCAATGTTGGGCATTAGTGGCTTTGAAAGTTCAGCTAATTATGTGGAAGAACAGCAAAAAGGTGTCTTTCCGAAAACCTTGCGCAATATGTGGATAGTGGTTACTGTTTTTAACCCACTTATTGCTTTTTTAGCACTAAGCATTATACCTATTTCTACCGTTGTAGACAACCAAGATGCACTATTATCTATAATGGGGAAAACAGCTAGCGGAAATTGGTTGTCATTACTAATTGGTATAGACGCTGCACTGGTTTTAAGTGGAGCAGTGCTTACTTCATTTGTTGGTGTTGGAGGTTTAATGAAACGTATGGCTTTAGATAGAATACTGCCAAATGTGCTCTTGAAGAAAACAAGAAAAGGAAGTAATTACCTAATCTTCATCTTATTTTTTGGGCTTTGCGTTTCTATTTTATTGATTACACAAGGCGATTTAGCCAAATTAGCTGGTGTTTATACTATTGCATTTTTGTCGGTTATGATTTTGTTTGGCATTGGAAATCTATTACTGAAAATCAATCGTTCGCGGTTACCGAGACCGGAAAAATCAAGTTGGGTAGGTCTTTTTATTGGTGTGACTTCCGTTGCAGCTGCTATTGTTGGCAATGTGATATTGAACCCTCAATATTTAGCAATTTTTATGGAATACCTTATCCCAACATTAGCTGTGGTGTTTTTTATGCTCTATCGCACATCAATTTTTAAAGTTTTTCTGAACGTTCTAGATTATTTGTTCCCAGAAAAAAATGCACTTTTTGTTAGATTGAACAAATCTATTAAAAAAGCACTTAATACTATAAACAAGCAACAATTCGTCTATTTTACCAATCACGATGATATTTCCATCCTGAACAAAGTACTCTTGTACATTACTGAAAATGAATCCACTAAAAACGTAAAGATTGTAACTGTTTTAGATAAAGACGAAACTATTGCCCCAAATCTTAAAAAAGATATAGAAACACTGGATAGAGCGTATCCATTGATAAATGTTGAATTTATTATAGAACCTGGCGTTTTTGGACCTGAAAAAATTAAGGAACTATCCAAACGTTGGGAAATCCCTACAAATTTTATGTTTATAGCTTCACCCGGACATAAATTTTCATATAAAATTGAAGAACTGGGTGAGGTAAGATTAATTATTTAA